A single Eubalaena glacialis isolate mEubGla1 chromosome 18, mEubGla1.1.hap2.+ XY, whole genome shotgun sequence DNA region contains:
- the DBNDD1 gene encoding dysbindin domain-containing protein 1: MEPPEGASPGGVVKEVEVPRAALGTPVPETGTGSHSPVAEEEVGVPVPAPGLLQVTERRQPLSSVSSLEVHFDLLDLTELTDMSDQELAEVFADSDDENLASDSPAGLHPLPRAGCLRSPSWTRTRAEKNREKQPFGDPERQPAVVDTFLTVERPKED; the protein is encoded by the exons GGGTAGTTAAGGAGGTCGAGGTGCCAAGGGCTGCCCTGGGCACCCCCGTTCCTGAGACAGGGACCGGCAGCCACTCACCTGTGGCCGAGGAGGAGGTGGGCGTCCCAGTACCGGCACCGGGTCTCCTGCAGGTCACGGAGAGGCGGC AGCCCCTGAGCAGCGTCTCCTCCCTGGAGGTGCACTTCGACCTCCTGGACCTCACCGAGCTGACCGACATGTCCGACCAGGAGCTGGCCGAGGTCTTTGCCGACTCAGATGACGAGAACCTGGCCAGCGACTCACCCGCAG GCCTACACCCGCTGCCCAGGGCCGGCTGTCTGCGCTCCCCCTCCTGGACACGCACCAGGGCCGAGAAGAACCGTGAGAAGCAGCCCTTCGGCGACCCTGAGCGGCAGCCTGCCGTTGTGGACACGTTTCTCACCGTGGAGAGGCCCAAGGAGGACTAG